The DNA region ACCCTGCTCGGCCGCCACGCCTGGTGGACGCCGGGCTGGCTCGACCGGATCATGCCGCACGTGGATCCGGAAGGGGACCACTGAACCGGCGGGGTGTCGTCGCGATCCGCGCGGGGGGTGCGGGCCCCGCCTTCGCGGGGCCCGCGGTCGGTCAGCAGGCCGAGTTGGTCTGGGTGAGCAGGCCGAGCCGCCACGGCAGACTGTTGTAGTCGCCGCCCGCGTTGGGGTCCTTGCCCTGATAGAGGTACTGAAGCCGACAGGAGTTGATGGTCAGGGTCTGGTCGTTCCCCGCACGGACGAGTTCGCCGTGGCTGATGTCCCTGGTCCAACTGCCCGAGGGGAAAGCGACGTTGTTGGCCCGGGCGAACGGGGTGCTCTCGGACGCGGCCAGTGGAGTCCACGAACCGGCGAGGCTGCCGGCGGTCCAGGAGCGGAAGTAGCGCCGCCCGTCCGACCCGATCGCCTCGACGAGCAACAGGTACTGGTTGCTGCCCTGCACCTTGTAGACGTTGCTCGCTTCGAACAGGGCGTACTTGTCGGATTCCTGGGCCGCGATGACGGTGTTGGTGAACCCGTTGGGGAACTGGCCCAGGGTCGTCTGCGACCGGTACAGATGCCCGTTGTCGTCGGAGGAGAACAGGTAGCAGTTGGCGCTGTCGCAGATCACCCACATGTCCACCCAGTAGCCGTTGCCGATGTTCTGGCGGATGATGTCCGGCATCGACGAGTAGAAGTGGCGCGGCGCGCTCCAGCCGTTCGGATTGCTGATGTCGGTGTTCGTGGAGTACGACGCGTTGCCGGTCTGGTAGACGAGGTACCACGTGCGCTGCGGAGCGAAGTAGAACACCTGCGGTGCGGCCCGGTATCCGGTGCCTATGGCGCTGCGGTCCAGATAGTGGTGCGTGGCCGAGGAGGCCTGGGACCAGTCGGTGAAGTTCAGATACACCAGGTTGTATCCGGACGCGTTCGCGACACTGGCGAACACGTGCCACCTGCCGTTGTGGTGGACGACCGACGGGTCCTTGAGCCCGGCGATGTCGTGCGTCGAGTCCGACTTCGGGGACATCAGCACGCCGCTGGAGCTCCAGCTGTAGCTGCCGGGCAGAGCGGCGGCATCGGACGTACTGCGCGTGGCGGTACCGGACGCACTTCGCGTGGCGGCGGTGGACGCCGCCCGTGCGGGCGAGGCGGACACGGTCCGTGTGGCGGCGGTGCCGCCCAGCGCGGTCAGCGTCGACTGGAAGGCGGGCTTCTTGTTGCCGTTCCGGTCGAACAGCAGCGGGTTCTCCCCGGCCCGCCAGGAGTCGCTGTCCCTGATGCCCCACACGGTGATGCCCGTACAGCGTGAAACGTTCATGCAGGCCCGCACCGTGTTCGCGTACGCGGCCGTCGGGGCCTGCGCGATGTCCAGCTCGGTGATCTGCACGTCCACGCCCAGCGCGGCGAAGTTCGCCAGCGTCGTCTGGAAGTTGGACGGCGGCCCGCCAGTACCGAAGTGGGCCTGGAAGCCGACGCAGTCGATGGGTACGCCGCGTGCCTTGAAGTCGCGCACCATGCGGTAGACGCCCTGGGTCTTCGCGGCGGTCCAGTTCTCGATGTTGTAGTCGTTGTAGCAGAGCTTGGCCGCCTGGTCCGCCGACCGCGCGGTGCGGAAGGCCTGCTCGATGAAGCCGTCGCCCAGCAGGTTCTGGAACACCGAGGGCCGGTGCTGGCCGCCGGTGCCGTCGGCGAACGCCTCGTTCACCACGTCCCAGGAGTGGATCCTGCCCTTGTAGTGGTTCATCACCGTGGTGATGTGGTTGTTCATCACGCCGCGCAGCGTGTTCGCGTCCGTGATGCCGCTGACCCAGCTGGGCAGTTGGGAGTGCCAGACGAGGGTGTGGCCGCGTACGCGTTGTCCGCGTGACGTGGCGCGGTTGACGATCTGGTCGGCGGGGCCGAACGTGAACGAGCCGCGGGACCGCTCGGTGGCGTCCCACTTCATCTCGTTCTCGGGCGTGACCGAGTTGAACTCCCGGTCGAGGATCGTCGAGTACGTCCCGTCGCCGAGCTTTCCGGCGGCCACGGCGGTCCCGAAGTACCGCCCCGACTGGGCGGCTTGGGCACCCAGCGTGGAGGCCTTGACCTCGGGAGATTCGGGCGATTCGGGCGCAGCGGTCGCGGTACCGGGCATCACCATTACGGCGGCGGCCAGCAGGCCCAATGCCAAGGCTCGGCGTCGGCCGAGCCGGTTGAGAAGGTTCACGGTTCTCCTCAGTACGGTCGTCGGATGCGGATGCGGATGCGGGTGGGTGCCGTCAGGGCACGGACAGCTCGAAGCGCTCGACGCGGACAGAACCGCCGAGCGCCTGAGTGGCGTGGTTGAAGAGGGCGAATCGATGGCCCATGAAGAACTGCCAGCTGTTGCCCATGGTGAAAGCGGGCCCCAGGCGGACGAAGTTGGTGCCGTCGGTGCTGTAGGAGAAGGTCCCCGGCCGGGCTGCCCCGGGGCGGATGTCGGCGTTCGCGCGCAGCCAGACGCGGCCCCCGGAGATGTTGGCGCCCGCCATCTCCGTACCGGTGCCGGTGGTGTTCCAACTGCTGTCCATGGTCAGCCCGTTGACCATGACGACCCTCGTCGCACCGCCGTCCCGCTTGACGCCGACCCACGCCGACGAGTCACGCAGCAGCGCGAGCCCCGCCCGGTCGCCGTCGCGCATCGTGGAGTGGTCGAGCTGGATCGTGGCGGTGGACGTGGGCCCCTGGACGCGGTGGGTGAGCGTGTTCCGGGCCCAGTACAGGTCGTTGGTGACGGTCGCGGTCCTGAGGGTCAGACCGTTGCCGACGGCCCATCGGCTGTTGTCCGGGTTGTGGTTCCACTCCCACTTCGGCTTGAGCGCCGTTCCGTCGAACGTGTCGACGCCGGTCATCGGGGTGACCTGCCGGGGCGGGTTCGGGACGACGGGGCTGGGATACGACGTACCCCAGGCGCCGTTGACGAGTTGCACGACGGGCCAGCCGTCCGAGGTCCACGCGACCGGCGCCAGGACGGGGATCCGGCCACCGGGGTACGCGTCCACGAACGCCAGGTAGTACCAGGCCCCGCTCTGCGTCTGGACGAGTCCGCCCTGGTGCGGGACCCCGCCGCCGGTGACCGGTCCGCGCAGGTCGAGGAGCACCTGCCGCATCGTGTAGGGCCCGAAGGGACCGCTCGTCGACTTGAGGATGTACTGGCCGTTGGCCGGACGGGTCAGGAAGATGTAGTAGTTCCCGTTGATCCTGTAGAAGCGTGCGCCCTCCAGGGTGCCGACGCTCGACGGCGTACTGAAGACCTGCTGGGCGCGGACCTGGGTGCGTCCGTCCGCGGAGAGCTGGGCCACGCTGATGGTGGTGTTGCCGTACGCCACGTACAGGGTGTCGTCGGTGTCGACGAGGAGCCCCGCGTCGTAGTACGCGGTACTGATCGTGGTCAGTCTGTTCCAGGGGCCCTCGACGGCGGTCGCGGTGTAGATGTACGTCCTGGCGAAGTCGATCTGGCCGAGCCAGTAGAACGTCCGGTTGCTCGGGCGATAGGCGAGTGAGGACGCCCAGATGCCCCGGACGTAGCCGCGGGCGCCGTTCAGGTCGTACTTGGACCCGAAGTCCAGCACCGGCACCGAGTGGCCGGCGAACTCCCAGTTGACCAGGTCGTACGAGCGGAGGATGGGCGCCCCCGGCGAGTAGTGCATCGTCGAGGCCGAGTAGTAGTAGGCGTTGCCGACGCGGATGATGTCGATGTCCGCGAAGTCCTGCCAGAGCACGGGGTTGGTGTACGACGCGGCCGAGGACTTCGGCGTCGCCGCGTGGGCCGTTGCCTGCGTGGCCGCGGTGCCGGGCAGAGCGGCTCCCACGGCCAGGCCGCTCGCCGTGCCCAGTGCCTTGCGGCGACTATGAGGTTGATCGAGCCATGACATGTCGAACGCTCTCCTTGCGTGGGGGACGAGGAGGTGCGGCGGATCATCAGGAGCTGTTCGTCTGGGTCAACAGACCGAGCCGGTAGGGGAGTTGCGCGTAGTCGCCGCCGGCCGAGGGGTTCAGGCCCTGGTAGAGGAACTGCAGACGGCAGGGGTTGATCGTCATGGTCTGGTCGTTGCCGGCGCGGACGAGTTCGCCGTGGCTGATGTCCCTGGTCCACGCGCCGGAGGGGAACGTCACGTTGGTGGCGCGGGCGAACGGATTGGCCTCGGTGGCCGCCAGCGGCTGCCACTGGCCGGTGAGTCCCTGGGCCGTGAAGGAGCGGTAGTACCGCCTGCCGTCGCCGCCGATGGACTCCCACAGCAGCAGATAGGTGTTCGTGCCCTGTACGCGATAGACGGCGCCGCCCTCGAACAGGGCGAACTTGGAGTCCTGGAGCACGAGTCGGGTGTTGCGGAAGCCGCCCGGGAACTCGCCGACGGTGGTCTCGGAGCGGTACACATGGCCGTTGTCGTCCGCGGAGAACAGGTAGCACATGGCGCTGTCGCAAATGGTCCAGTAGTCGAGCGTGCCCGACGGGGCGGCGTTCTGGAACGTCCTGGGCGCCGACCAGCTCTGCGGGGTGAAGCTCGTGTAGGCCAGGCTCCAGGACCCGGCGGTGTTCGCGGTCGTCATGAAGACGTGCCACTTGCCGTTCGCCCGAACCGCCGTCGGATCCTTGACCGAGACGACGGAGTGGCTCGCGTCTGGCTTCGGAGAGATCAGCTTCCCGCTGGACGACCACCGGAAGCTGCTCGGAAGTTGCGCAGCGGCCGCCGATTCCTTCGGGGGCGGAGCGGAGTACGACCGCGTGGGAACGGCGAGCAGCGACATCGCCAGGCCCAGCGGGCGTAAACCGTGAACGAGTGCGGGCATACGGGCTCCCGGGGGAGGTCGGGGCTCGCCGCACGAACACCAGGTGCGCTCTTCGTCCGGAACAGTGGCGTGTGGGGAGAGCCTTGCCGGTACGGGTGATGCGGGTGCTGTCGTGCCCGGTTCGTGCCTGGGGCGCACGAACCACTGCGGCCGTGCCTTTGTTCGTGCAGTCGAACATCGACCGGCCAGTTGGACGTCTTGGATGATAGGAGCCTCACCAGGAGCGTCAATACCTCTCGCATCATTCGGTTCCTACCTCGCATCTTTCGGTCCCGTCCCGCGGGCCTCCCGGAGTCCGCTCCCACCTCGGGGTCCACCCCGTGCCCCATCCCTCTCGGCCGGAGAGCGGGGGTCGTGATCAACTCGAAACATGGCGAACTCGTGAAGGATTGACGGGAGTTGTGAAAGGTGACAAGAATTCGGATCACTTCACTCCGCTGTGTCTCAAGCGAGTGAAGTGGCGCGAGTGACTCGGTCTCGCACGCTTCGTTGCGTCCGCCCGCGTCGGTCACGCGCGCACAGCCACCTCCCACACATTTCGATCCACAGAGGCTCACTTTGTCGCGTTCGCAACAACCCAGGATTCCGGCTGCCCTCGCAGCGTCCGCTTTCCTCGCAGTCGCCGCCGTCCCCGTGTTCGGGGCAGGCGTCGCACACGCCACGCCCGGCGGCGCGTGCCAGTCGGCCACCGTCCAGTACCGCCTCGTCGGCGCCGACGGAGGTGTCGTGGGCGCGGACTGGACCTCTCAGGGCGGTTTCCGTTCCTGGGACACCGTCCCCGGGCCCGTCGAGGTCCGGCTGGCTCCCGGACAGAAGGTCGCGGACGGCTGCAAGTACCCGGTCTCCCTCGCCGAATACACCACCGAGGGGCCGAACTGGGCGACTTCCGGTCGCCAGACCATGGTGGACAAGGCCACCGTCTACCTCACCGCCGCGGACGTGGCCGGTAGCGACGAGGAGAAGCGGACCTGGCAGAAGCTGGCCGTGAAGCTGCCCGACTGCTTTGGCCAGATCGACCTGTACGGCGACGACATCGCCTACGACGGCAAGACGGGCGAGGGGCACGGCCCCGCCCCCTACCAGCCCGACGGTGTCACCACTCCGTACCACCTCATAGCGGCGTGGAACGGAGGCGAGAAGGCGTGTGCCAACGGCCCGTCGGACTCGCCCACCCCGACTCCGACACCTTCGGAGCCGACCCCGTCGACCCCCGCGGGCAGCACACCGCCCGCGGAGGAGACGACCCCGCCGACCACCCCCAAGCCCTCCGCGACGCCTCCCACGACACCGGACGTGCCGCCGCTGTCGTCGAAGCCGCCCACCACCCCGAACCCGTCGCCCAGCGACAGCTCGCCGCCGCTGGCGGAGACGGGTGCCGGCGCGCCGGTCGGCCTGATCGCCGGTGGCGCCGCTGTAGTGATCGCCCTGGGCGCCGGTGTGGTGTACGCGGCAGCCCGCTCGCGTCGCTCATGACGGACGCGCACGGGATCGTCCTCGTGCCGTAGCGCACACCTACGGCTCCGCCTCCCGGCCGACACCATCCGTGCCGGCCGGGAGGCGGAGTTGTTGCCCCGAGGGGTCACGTCACGTTCAGGGGGTGATTCCCACGCCGTTGATCCGGCTCCAGGACTTCTCCTGGGCGGAGGTCATGGCAGGCCAACGCAGCCCGCCCGGGCGGGGGTTGACCCGTGTGGCGTACGAACGGGGGTAGAAGCCCGGGTCGTAGAAACAGCCCGTGCCGTACTTCTTGTCGAACGCACCGCAGGACGCCGCGAGCGACTTCGGCGTCGGCTTCTTTCCGGTGCGTACCCAAGTGGCCAGAGCGGAGATCGAGTTGGCGTACTCGGAATTGCTCAGCCCGCTGTGTTCGCTTTCCCGGGTGAAGGTCTGCACCAGCTTCTTGTCCCGGTGCGCGCCCCGAAGGCTGTCGCGGTAGGCCGCCTCGTGCTCGACGAACGCCGTCGGATCGTCGATGGCGTGGAGCGTGAGCACGGGAATCCCGACCTTGCCCGTGAGGTCACTGTCGTACGACAGGTCGCGAACGGCGGTCGGATCCGCGGAGAACCGTTCGACACCCTCGTTGAGCGCCTTGTCGTCGTGGGACCCGGAATAGCGAACGCCCTTGTTGCTGAACGGATTGCGCCCGCCGAGCCGGTTGTGCACGATGTCGCGGAAGGTGAACGTCGCAAACCGCAGATGGGATTCCAGGGTGCGCTCCGGAATTCCCGTGACCGCGAGGATGTCGTCCAGATTGCGCTGCTGCAGAGCGGTCCGCTCCTCGGCGGGGGAGGCGAATCCCGTGCATTCCTCAAGGCGGGCGCGCAGCCCCGCGCTCGTCATGGTCGAGGTCGCGCGCAGCCCCTCCCACAGCGGGTACCGGGGCTCGGTGGGGCGAGGGTGGTTCTGGCAGTAGTACTGGTAGACCACCCGCAGGTCCACGCGGTAGTCGTAGCCGCGGGAGCCGCCGCCGAGCACGCCGTTGGTGAGCAGGGCGCCGTCGTAGGGGCCGTGCTTCTTCGCGCCGTACGTCTCCACGACCTTCGCGGCGACATTGCCGCCCCAGGACTGACCGTGCACATATGTCCGCCTCGGCCTGTCGAACTCCTCGACGAACAGGCGGCGCAGATTCTCCGTGTCGGCGGCGGCCATCCGTGTTCCGTAACCACCGCGGCGGTACGACGAACCGGCCCACGCATAGCCTTCGTCCACCATCACCGACCAGCGTTCCAGATCGCCGATGCTGCGGGCCGGGTCGGAGCCCGCACCGAGGTCGGGGCCTCCGTGCGCGTGCATCACGAGCGAGCCGTTCCAGTTCTTAGGGACGGCGATCGCGTAATAGGCGCCGTTGGAATCCTGCCCCGTGTAACAAGTGGCCTTTCCGGTCAGCGTGGTCGGGCACTCCACGGAAGCCGGTCCGCCCGCGGTCGGGGAGGCGGAGGAGGCGGCCGACGTCGGTCCGGCGAGTGTGCCGACGAGAATTCCCGCAAGGCCCGCGGCCAACGCGGCGCGGTGGCGTCGAAGTCCTTTGGCCCCATTGCGGATGTCACGGATACCCGACGTTCCGAGTCTCGGCCGGTCCATGGGCGTACTCCTTCTCCTCATCGGCGCACCGTTGCGCGGCGGGGCCGATGCTAAGGAGAGGCCGGGCGAAAACCCATGGCTTGATCATTGCGTTCATAGTGTTCATCCGGCGATGACCGCAGGCTCGCCGGGCAGCCCTGGGCATTCCTGCGGTCGGGACCGCCCGATGGGTTCAGGAGAGCCAGTCGGTGTAGCGGGTGGGCGCGATGTGCGCGTCCTTCGGGGCGACGAGGACGTCACCGCGGACGGCCGCGAACATGCCCGCGCTGTCGTCGGTCGTGACCGTGCGGCCGTCCGGGTGGGCGGCCAGCGTGATCCGGCCGAGCTCGTCGAGCGGGAAGACGTCGGGGCCGCCGATGTTGTGGATGCCCCGCAGGGGCGAGCCCGCGGCGACCTCGGCGACCTCGGCGGCGACGTCCTTGGCCGCGATCGGCTGGATCGGTGTGCTGGGCAGGCGGACGGTGTCCCCGTCCGTGGTCCAGGACAGGACCGCGTCGACGAACTCCATGAACTGGGTGGCCCGGACGATCGAGTAGGGGACCGGCCCGGCCCTGAGGACGTCCTCCTGCAGGGCCTTGGCCCGGTAGTAGTCCAGCTCGGGCACCTGGTCCACGCCGACGATCGAGAGGATGACGAAGTGCTGGACGTCGCTCTTCGCGGCGACCGCGAGGAGGTTGTCCATCGAGGTCTGGAAGAACGCCGGGGACGCCTCGTCGAAGGTCGGGGAGTTCGTCAGGTTGATGACGGTGTCGGCGCCCTCCACGGCCTGCTCCAGGCCCTTGCCCGTGATGACGTCGACTCCGGTGGACTGGGAGTGGGGCACCGCGTCGTGCCCGGCCTCGTTCAGCTTCGTGACGACCTGGGAACCGATCAGTCCGGTACCGCCGATCACTGCGAACTTCATGACACGGCCTTTCCGTCTAGGTCCGTCGCTCGGCATACCGATCACTCCCGATTCGGGAGGGATCGTACGAGAAACGGTAGAGGAAGGTTCGAGCAGCCGCTCGGCATCCGGTGGGTGCCGGCAGCCGACCGAGGTGGGTCAGCGCAGATGCTTCTCGAAGAAGTCCATCGTCGTCTCCATTGAGGCCGGCCACTGCGGGGCGAACGTGTGACGCTCGCCCTTGTACTTCACCAGCTCGACGTCCTTGCCCGCCTTCTCGAACGCGGCGGTGGTCCGCTCCGACCAGACGATGGGGCAGCTCTCGTCGGCGGTGCCGTGGTGGATGAGCAGCGGTTCGGTCACCCGGTCGACGTAGGTGATCGGGGAGGCTTCCCTCCAGAACTTGGGGTTCTCCTCAGGGGTGCCGTGCGTCTCGTCGATCTCGGCGACGAGCGGGTCGCCTTCGCGGCGCTGGAAGTGGTCGATGTTCTCGTTCGGACGTGAGCTCACGGGGGCGAACACCACGGCGGCGTCGACCAGACCGGGCGCGACCACCAGCGTGTTGTACACGACGCCGCCGCCCATCGACCGCCCCAGCAGGCCGATCCGGTCG from Streptomyces sp. NBC_00258 includes:
- a CDS encoding non-reducing end alpha-L-arabinofuranosidase family hydrolase, which produces MNLLNRLGRRRALALGLLAAAVMVMPGTATAAPESPESPEVKASTLGAQAAQSGRYFGTAVAAGKLGDGTYSTILDREFNSVTPENEMKWDATERSRGSFTFGPADQIVNRATSRGQRVRGHTLVWHSQLPSWVSGITDANTLRGVMNNHITTVMNHYKGRIHSWDVVNEAFADGTGGQHRPSVFQNLLGDGFIEQAFRTARSADQAAKLCYNDYNIENWTAAKTQGVYRMVRDFKARGVPIDCVGFQAHFGTGGPPSNFQTTLANFAALGVDVQITELDIAQAPTAAYANTVRACMNVSRCTGITVWGIRDSDSWRAGENPLLFDRNGNKKPAFQSTLTALGGTAATRTVSASPARAASTAATRSASGTATRSTSDAAALPGSYSWSSSGVLMSPKSDSTHDIAGLKDPSVVHHNGRWHVFASVANASGYNLVYLNFTDWSQASSATHHYLDRSAIGTGYRAAPQVFYFAPQRTWYLVYQTGNASYSTNTDISNPNGWSAPRHFYSSMPDIIRQNIGNGYWVDMWVICDSANCYLFSSDDNGHLYRSQTTLGQFPNGFTNTVIAAQESDKYALFEASNVYKVQGSNQYLLLVEAIGSDGRRYFRSWTAGSLAGSWTPLAASESTPFARANNVAFPSGSWTRDISHGELVRAGNDQTLTINSCRLQYLYQGKDPNAGGDYNSLPWRLGLLTQTNSAC
- a CDS encoding glycoside hydrolase family 43 protein encodes the protein MSWLDQPHSRRKALGTASGLAVGAALPGTAATQATAHAATPKSSAASYTNPVLWQDFADIDIIRVGNAYYYSASTMHYSPGAPILRSYDLVNWEFAGHSVPVLDFGSKYDLNGARGYVRGIWASSLAYRPSNRTFYWLGQIDFARTYIYTATAVEGPWNRLTTISTAYYDAGLLVDTDDTLYVAYGNTTISVAQLSADGRTQVRAQQVFSTPSSVGTLEGARFYRINGNYYIFLTRPANGQYILKSTSGPFGPYTMRQVLLDLRGPVTGGGVPHQGGLVQTQSGAWYYLAFVDAYPGGRIPVLAPVAWTSDGWPVVQLVNGAWGTSYPSPVVPNPPRQVTPMTGVDTFDGTALKPKWEWNHNPDNSRWAVGNGLTLRTATVTNDLYWARNTLTHRVQGPTSTATIQLDHSTMRDGDRAGLALLRDSSAWVGVKRDGGATRVVMVNGLTMDSSWNTTGTGTEMAGANISGGRVWLRANADIRPGAARPGTFSYSTDGTNFVRLGPAFTMGNSWQFFMGHRFALFNHATQALGGSVRVERFELSVP
- a CDS encoding non-reducing end alpha-L-arabinofuranosidase family hydrolase — its product is MPALVHGLRPLGLAMSLLAVPTRSYSAPPPKESAAAAQLPSSFRWSSSGKLISPKPDASHSVVSVKDPTAVRANGKWHVFMTTANTAGSWSLAYTSFTPQSWSAPRTFQNAAPSGTLDYWTICDSAMCYLFSADDNGHVYRSETTVGEFPGGFRNTRLVLQDSKFALFEGGAVYRVQGTNTYLLLWESIGGDGRRYYRSFTAQGLTGQWQPLAATEANPFARATNVTFPSGAWTRDISHGELVRAGNDQTMTINPCRLQFLYQGLNPSAGGDYAQLPYRLGLLTQTNSS
- a CDS encoding SDR family oxidoreductase, whose translation is MKFAVIGGTGLIGSQVVTKLNEAGHDAVPHSQSTGVDVITGKGLEQAVEGADTVINLTNSPTFDEASPAFFQTSMDNLLAVAAKSDVQHFVILSIVGVDQVPELDYYRAKALQEDVLRAGPVPYSIVRATQFMEFVDAVLSWTTDGDTVRLPSTPIQPIAAKDVAAEVAEVAAGSPLRGIHNIGGPDVFPLDELGRITLAAHPDGRTVTTDDSAGMFAAVRGDVLVAPKDAHIAPTRYTDWLS